A genomic region of Metopolophium dirhodum isolate CAU chromosome 1, ASM1992520v1, whole genome shotgun sequence contains the following coding sequences:
- the LOC132932757 gene encoding uncharacterized protein LOC132932757 — protein MSSQCDTHSQTKKTIYNVYKYFKKLSLDTSNTEIATFFKQTQAKTAEACGVSEKTVKRITAEGNKSSSESQAACPSFTSPRKTYKRIKFASEVDGFDADIVRRIVHDFYDKREYPNKSNILAEYKKRTEYKGSETSMWRILKNLNFKYKKCNDGRRFLMERNDIVAMRVKFLRTIVNLRQNNDTRPVIYLDETWVNQNHTKGHIWQNEFNSEGLKVPTGKGSRLIICHAGSSSFGFVHGSKLVFRCQSGTSVDYHTQMNSTIFKEWFIQMLQHLEEPSVIVMDNAPYHSVLAENYPKANERKADVQKWLSEKGVEYSPLETLSELRERVKKLVPRQKIYELDQIALEMGHEVVRLPPYHCQYNPIELIWAQVKGDVAKKNVSFKIADVEKLVNEALDAVTVDSWKKCVSHCEKLQEEDFIKEGLRDEILEPIIMTINPDEDSDDSEDEDDIN, from the coding sequence atgtcttcaCAGTGTGATACACATTCACAGACGAAAAAGACAATTtacaatgtgtataaatattttaaaaaattatcattggaTACGTCTAATACGGAGATAGCTACTTTTTTTAAACAGACACAAGCAAAAACTGCTGAAGCATGTGGTGTAAGTGAGAAAACTGTGAAACGTATCACCGCGGAAGGAAACAAATCTTCATCTGAATCACAGGCTGCTTGTCCATCGTTCACTTCCCCACGAAAAACATATAAAAGGATAAAATTTGCAAGTGAAGTTGACGGTTTTGATGCGGATATTGTGAGAAGAATCGTTCACGATTTTTACGATAAACGTGAGTACCCtaacaaatcaaatattttagctgaatataaaaaaagaactgAGTACAAGGGTTCTGAAACTTCGATGTGGCGCATtttgaaaaatctaaattttaagtacaaaaaatgCAATGACGGGCGTCGGTTCTTAATGGAGCGAAATGACATTGTAGCTATGCGAGTTAAATTTTTGCGTACTATAGTTAACCTTCGCCAAAATAATGATACTCGGCCAGTTATCTATTTAGACGAGACGTGGGTAAATCAGAATCATACCAAAGGGCACATTTGGCAGAATGAATTTAATTCAGAAGGCCTTAAAGTACCTACAGGAAAAGGGAGTAGATTAATTATTTGCCACGCAGGATCCAGTTCATTCGGATTTGTACATGGATCAAAGTTAGTTTTTCGATGCCAAAGTGGTACGTCTGTAGATTATCACACCCAAATGAATTCTACTATTTTCAAAGAGTGGTTTATACAAATGTTACAACATTTAGAAGAACCTTCAGTAATCGTGATGGACAATGCACCGTACCATTCAGTTCTAGCAGAAAATTATCCAAAGGCAAATGAAAGAAAAGCAGATGTACAAAAATGGCTGTCTGAAAAAGGGGTTGAATATTCACCACTCGAAACATTGAGTGAATTACGTGAAAGGGTCAAAAAATTGGTACCCagacaaaaaatatatgagCTTGATCAAATCGCGTTGGAAATGGGACATGAAGTCGTGCGTCTCCCACCTTACCATTGCCAATATAACCCAATAGAACTGATATGGGCACAAGTAAAAGGGGATGTCgccaaaaaaaatgtctcattTAAAATAGCAGATGTTGAAAAACTTGTTAACGAAGCATTGGATGCCGTGACCGTGGATAGTTGGAAGAAATGTGTAAGTCATTGCGAAAAATTGCAAGAAGAGGATTTTATAAAAGAAGGCTTACGTGACGAAATTTTGGAGCCAATAATAATGACTATTAACCCAGACGAAGATTCCGACGATTCAGAAGATGAAGATGAcataaattaa
- the LOC132932758 gene encoding uncharacterized protein LOC132932758, with protein sequence MREVWLAERDLADADPAGVRPRPVTMHFVRDAARDDGRNNLPTANEVAAVFVGEGGRPPRDINLVIYDTNPINPQHRMQTIPAGSCHSDPMLYPLFFPYGEAGWHNGMLQAGNRRNNVRNRNSIREFACYRLAVRYQGNNDQRHELFSLLHQGRFLLQMYVCDQYVRMESNNLNYIRLHQRDLLAEAYQGLMDHVNQQLHVDPMAVGRRVILPSTFTGSDRFNKMNYQDAITIVRTKGKPDLFITFTCNPRWPEITENLAAHSTASDRPDLVARVFNSKLQELIGDITVHRVFGNVSAYVYTIEFQKRGLPHAHILIILAEDFNPQCPCMVDNKCSKDFPKAYAEETVYVADGGYPKYRRPDDGRVVLVRGREVGNECVVPYNPYLLAKYDAHINVEICTSIKSVMYIYKYIYKGHDRVTLEVQDQDEIANYVNSRYVSPPEGIWRLFSYKLHGKSHTVVRLPVHLEGRQNVYFAPGQAEERLQNQAVRSTKLTQFFALNTTDVNARQYLYQEIPTHYTWQMPRNQENVLVRNVTQWLPRRIRMANVTLARMYIVNPLDRDRFHLRLLLLNRRGPKSFQDIRTVDGVVHETFTAAAVALGLLEDDRAWRDCLTESATLDTPRQLRYLFVTILVFCEPSNPLALYEANEANMMEDFNRRLQDVDRARAACLAAIEDLLRVHRKSPGDYGLPLADPRLLEPLLDDALFRAIDAAARWAPQVDALNAEQRTVGRCCAWRSPVSPRRSWTAA encoded by the exons ATGCGTGAGGTGTGGCTGGCAGAAAGAGACCTAGCCGACGCCGATCCCGCAGGTGTGCGACCTAGGCCAGTGACGATGCATTTTGTCCGAGATGCGGCCCGGGACGACGGGCGAAACAACCTGCCTACCGCAAACGAAGTTGCGGCCGTGTTCGTAGGTGAAGGGGGTCGTCCACCAAGAGACATTAATCTGGTCATCTACGATACGAATCCAATCAACCCGCAACACAGGATGCAAACCATACCAGcgg GGTCGTGTCACTCGGATCCGATGTTGTATCCGCTGTTTTTCCCGTACGGCGAGGCCGGTTGGCATAACGGGATGTTGCAAGCGGGCAACCGACGAAACAATGTCCGCAATCGCAACAGTATCAGAGAGTTTGCGTGCTACCGTTTGGCTGTTAGATATCAGGGAAATAACGACCAAAGGCATGAActgtttagtttattacatCAAGGTCGGTTCTTGTTGCAGATGTATGTGTGCGACCAGTATGTTCGAATGGAGTCGAACAATCTGAACTACATACGTTTGCACCAGAGGGATCTCCTCGCCGAAGCGTATCAAGGGCTCATGGACCATGTGAACCAACAGCTCCACGTCGATCCCATGGCGGTCGGGCGTAGGGTCATATTGCCGTCGACGTTCACGGGTAGCGACCGATTCAACAAGATGAATTATCAAGACGCCATCACCATAGTGCGTACCAAAGGGAAACCCGACCTGTTCATAACGTTTACGTGCAATCCCAGGTGGCCAGAGATCACTGAAAACCTGGCTGCCCACAGCACGGCAAGCGACAGGCCGGACCTGGTGGCCAGAGTGTTCAACAGTAAGCTACAGGAGCTAATAGGTGACATAACTGTACATCGTGTGTTTGGTAATGTCAGCGCTTACGTGTACACTATCGAGTTTCAGAAACGTGGTCTGCCCCATGCGCATATACTGATAATCCTGGCGGAGGACT TCAATCCACAGTGTCCGTGCATGGTGGACAACAAATGCTCCAAAGATTTCCCGAAAGCGTACGCAGAGGAGACTGTGTACGTTGCGGACGGCGGATATCCAAAGTACCGCCGACCGGATGACGGCCGGGTGGTACTTGTGAGAGGTCGTGAGGTTGGTAACGAGTGTGTAGTGCCGTACAACCCTTACCTTCTGGCCAAGTATGACGCGCACATCAACGTCGAGATATGCACGTCCATAAAGAGTGTCATGTATATCTACAAGTATATATACAAGGGACACGACCGTGTGACGTTGGAAGTTCAGGACCAGGATGAGATTGCCAA ttacgTAAACTCAAGATATGTCAGCCCACCAGAAGGCATCTGGCGGTTGTTTTCGTACAAATTGCACGGCAAGAGTCACACGGTCGTCAGACTTCCTGTCCACCTGGAGGGTCGTCAGAACGTGTACTTTGCGCCGGGCCAAGCAGAAGAACGGCTACAGAACCAAGCTGTGCGTAGTACGAAACTCACGCAGTTCTTTGCGCTCAACACAACAGACGTGAATGCTCGACAATACTTGTACCAAGAAATACCGACGCATTACACCTGGCAGATGCCACGTAATCAAGAAAACGTACTCGTAAGAAATGTCACCCAATGGTTGCCGCGGCGGATTCGGATGGCAAACGTTACGTTGGCTCGGATGTACATAGTAAACCCACTGGACCGGGACCGTTTCCACCTGAGATTGCTACTTCTGAACCGAAGAGGCCCGAAGTCCTTTCAAGACATAAGGACGGTGGACGGGGTCGTTCACGAAACATTCACGGCGGCTGCCGTTGCACTCGGATTATTGGAAGACGACCGAGCGTGGCGGGATTGCTTGACGGAATCGGCGACGTTGGACACACCGCGGCAGCTGCGGTATCTGTTCGTCACTATACTGGTGTTCTGCGAGCCCTCAAACCCGCTGGCGTTGTACGAGGCGAACGAAGCAAACATGATGGAGGACTTCAACCGCCGTCTCCAAGACGTCGACCGCGCGAGGGCCGCGTGTCTGGCGGCCATCGAGGATCTACTTCGTGTACACCGAAAATCGCCGGGCGACTACGGTCTGCCCCTCGCCGACCCCCGTCTACTGGAACCGCTGCTGGACGACGCGCTGTTCCGGGCAATAGACGCGGCGGCACGGTGGGCCCCACAAGTAGACGCCTTGAACGCCGAACAGCGAACGGT